The Fusobacterium sp. DD2 DNA segment TATATAAATTTAACTATGAAAATCTCAATGATATTTTGATTGAAGAAAAGAACTATACTCAACTTATGCCACTTTTAGAAAAATAATTATTGAATATAATAAGATAGGGGTTGTTGCAAATTTGTAAAAGATAAAATCCTCTAAGCTATCAATAGTTTCTATTTATTTTGCTCACAGAAAGAAAATTTGAAACTCACTTCGTTCAAACAGTCAAATTTTCAGTATTCTGTTTCACTGCATAAATAACAAAACTATTTCTAATGCCGAGAATTTTACTTTTACAGTTTTATAAATGCAACAGCCCCTTTTATATTCTAAATTATTTTTTATAAACTATCTCTCCGTTAATCAGAGTATATTCAACAGAGGACATAATATCAAGTGGTTCACCTGACCAGATAACTATATCTGCATCTTTTCCAACTTCTATAGAACCTACTTTATCATCTATTCCTAGGATTTCAGCAGGATTAATAGTAATTGCCTTATATGCTTCAAACTTATCCATTCCCTCTTTAACAGCTAGTGCTGCACATATTGGAAGGTGTTGCAATGGGATTACAGGACTATCAGTAGTAATAGAGATTTTAATTCCTGCCCTGTTCAACTCACCAGCAGTTTTAAAAGATTTATTTACAAGTTCCACTTTTGTTCTGTGGCCTAAGCTAGGTCCTACAATCATATCAAATTTTTCCTTAGCTAACTCATCTATAACTGCTCTTGCATCTGTTGAGTGATCAAGTGTCATTTTAACATTAAACTCTTTAGCAATACGAATTGCAGTAAAAATATCACTTGCTTTATGAGCATGTGCCTTTAATGGTATTTCTCTTTTTAATACTGGTATAAGAGCCTCATAGCTCAAATTAAATGGTGGAAGCTTATAAATATTATCTCCAGCTGCTTCCTTTTTCATCATATATTCTTTAGCTTTGTAAAGAGTATCTCTAAGTGAGCTTGCTATTGCCATTCTTGTAGTAGGTTTTTCTCCTCTCTCTCCGTAAAAACGTTTTGGATTTTCTCCAAATGCGCATTTCATAGCAATAGGTTCTTTAATTATCATATTATCAATTCTTTTACCATAAGTTTTAATTGCTGCAAACTGTCCACCTAAAATATTTCCACTTCCTGGTCCTGTTGCAACAGATGTTACTCCACCTTGATAAGCTTCTTCAAATACTTTATCCATAGGATCTATTGCATCAATAGCACGTAGTTCGGGACAGATAGCTCCTGATCTTTCATTTAAATCATCATTTTCTTTTCCAACACTATCTCCAAGTAGTCCTAAATGACAGTGTGCCTCTACTAATCCAGGAGTAACTATCTTTCCAGAAGCATCGATTACAAGATCTCCATTTTCTCCTTTGATATTTTCACCAATCTCCTTAATTTTGCCCTTTTCAATGGCAATATCTCCTAATAAAAACTTAGAGTTTTTTACATCAAGGTATCTTCCACCTTTAATAATAATCATAATTTCTCCCCCCCTTGTGACGTTCTTATCACTATTGTATAACAAAATTCAAAAAAAATCTATAATAGTTGTTCAAATTCCCAATAAATGTGATATAATATAAATGTGGAGTGAAGGGCTAATATAAATTTTTTAGAAAAGCTATTTACAAAACTTGAATTAGATAGTATATTAAGTTAAAGGAAAAGGTTATCTTAATATAATTAAGGAGGATAGATAAGTATGACAAAAAAAGAATTTGTTGAGTTGTTTGCAAAGAATGGGGAAATGTCTAAAAAAGATGCTGAAAAACACATCAATTTATTTTTAGATTCTGTTCAAGAGGCATTAATAACTGACGGAGAAGTTGGATTTGTAGGTTGGGGAAAATGGGAAGTACAAGATAAAGCCGCAAGAAAAGTAAGAAACCCTCAAACTAAAAAAATGATGACTATTGAAGCTAGAAAAGTTGTTAAATTCAAACCTGGTAAATTATTATCAGAAAAAATTAAATAGTTTTCAGTAGCTAAGGGGAGACTTGATTATTCAAGTCTCTTTTTAACTTTCTGAAATAAAAAAATTATGGTATAATCCACTTAGAGGTGTTATATGAAAATCAATGTAAATAATCTTATTGTCTCTTTAAGTAAAAATCAGGATAAAGAGATTATGAGACAATTAAAAGAGAAGAAAATCGAAGCAAATAATATTAAATCTATTAAGTGGAATAAAAGATCCATTGATAGTAGAAAGAAAAATGATATAAAGTTTATCTATAACCTGGAAGTTGAGTTAAAAACTCCAATAGATGTAGATAAAATAAAAGACGTAACAAAGGTTAAGGAAAAAGAGAAAATAGAAAGAGTTCCCCTTCTAAAGAATAAAGAGGTAGCAGTAATTGGTGCTGGCCCAGCAGGGTTATTTGCAGCTCTAAGACTTGCAGAATATGGTTATATCCCATATGTATTTGAAAGAGGAGAAGATGTAGAGCATAGAGATGCTACTACTGATACTTTTATTAAGAAGAGTATTTTAAATCCAGATTCAAATATACAATTTGGTGAAGGTGGAGCTGGAACATATTCTGATGGAAAACTTAATACAAGAATTAAAAGTGAATATATAGAGAAGGTCTTTAATGAATTTGTAGAGTGTGGAGCACAGGAACAAATTCTATGGGATTATAAACCTCATATTGGAACTGATATTCTAAAGGTTGTAGTTAAAAACCTTCGTGAAAAGATTAAAACTCTGGGAGGTAAATTCTTCTTTAACCACAGACTGGAAAATATAGTTATAAAAGATGGCAAAATATCTCAAATTGAGGTTATTAGTGATAAAGGTATTAAAAACTTATACTCTTTTGATAGCGTTATCTTAGCTATTGGACATTC contains these protein-coding regions:
- a CDS encoding amidohydrolase, whose amino-acid sequence is MIIIKGGRYLDVKNSKFLLGDIAIEKGKIKEIGENIKGENGDLVIDASGKIVTPGLVEAHCHLGLLGDSVGKENDDLNERSGAICPELRAIDAIDPMDKVFEEAYQGGVTSVATGPGSGNILGGQFAAIKTYGKRIDNMIIKEPIAMKCAFGENPKRFYGERGEKPTTRMAIASSLRDTLYKAKEYMMKKEAAGDNIYKLPPFNLSYEALIPVLKREIPLKAHAHKASDIFTAIRIAKEFNVKMTLDHSTDARAVIDELAKEKFDMIVGPSLGHRTKVELVNKSFKTAGELNRAGIKISITTDSPVIPLQHLPICAALAVKEGMDKFEAYKAITINPAEILGIDDKVGSIEVGKDADIVIWSGEPLDIMSSVEYTLINGEIVYKK
- a CDS encoding HU family DNA-binding protein: MTKKEFVELFAKNGEMSKKDAEKHINLFLDSVQEALITDGEVGFVGWGKWEVQDKAARKVRNPQTKKMMTIEARKVVKFKPGKLLSEKIK